In one Sphingobium indicum B90A genomic region, the following are encoded:
- a CDS encoding putative bifunctional diguanylate cyclase/phosphodiesterase, producing the protein MQGVTLTSRATAFACAAGALVFILSLVLGQGQATDMDGVGRSLIIAILCGTLSWASARRTVATTASAIDGATERLLAAAHGDLQSAVPRDIGQELPDLSVAMESLFSQVRTNLDHVQALALFDPVTGLANRISFCRQVERLLAERSEEGLAALFFIDLDGFKGVNDTLGHAAGDQLLARVAGRLREVAMAQASAGAGDCLIGRLAGDEFTLFVPSLSDMDSAGRIARAIQFALRERFDLGSQHVDLGASIGVACYPEHGDTLSALLRSADIAMYHAKHQGRNRAEMFTTELALEAADRAELERDLLLGLQREEFLLEFQPQIEIGSGRVIGAEALIRWAHPERELVMPGSFVPIAEESGAIVALGDWVMGRVCETAARWSQAGVRQRIAINISSRELGQADFFMRLRHAIDAHRAPAIMLELEITESLAMEMKARTLDQIRALRRDGVRIAIDDFGTGYSNLSRLRELPVDRVKIDRSLVRDIAVSAEARTICSAVVGLIQGLGMEVVVEGVETEAQMEMLRVIGCTLFQGYHLARPMGEEDYLARFAAPAPLARQRSV; encoded by the coding sequence ATGCAGGGCGTGACATTGACGAGCCGCGCCACCGCCTTCGCCTGTGCCGCGGGGGCGCTGGTGTTCATCCTGTCGCTGGTCCTGGGCCAGGGGCAGGCCACGGACATGGACGGCGTCGGCCGATCCCTCATCATCGCGATCCTGTGCGGTACGCTGAGCTGGGCGTCCGCCCGCCGGACCGTGGCCACGACCGCAAGCGCCATCGACGGCGCGACCGAACGCCTGCTGGCGGCGGCGCATGGCGACCTGCAATCCGCCGTGCCCCGCGACATCGGCCAGGAACTGCCCGATCTGTCGGTGGCGATGGAAAGCCTGTTCAGCCAGGTGCGCACCAATCTGGACCATGTGCAGGCGCTGGCCCTGTTCGATCCGGTGACGGGCCTCGCCAACCGCATCAGCTTTTGCCGGCAGGTCGAACGGCTGCTGGCGGAACGCAGCGAGGAGGGGCTTGCCGCCCTGTTCTTCATCGACCTGGACGGGTTCAAGGGCGTCAACGACACGCTGGGCCATGCGGCGGGCGACCAGTTGCTGGCGCGCGTCGCCGGCCGGCTGCGGGAAGTCGCCATGGCGCAGGCCAGCGCGGGCGCGGGCGATTGCCTGATCGGTCGCCTGGCGGGCGATGAATTCACCCTGTTCGTCCCCAGCTTGTCGGACATGGACAGCGCCGGGCGGATCGCCCGCGCCATCCAGTTCGCGCTGCGCGAGCGCTTCGACCTGGGCAGCCAGCATGTCGACCTGGGCGCGTCGATCGGCGTCGCCTGTTATCCTGAACATGGCGACACGCTGTCCGCGCTGCTGCGGTCGGCGGACATCGCCATGTATCATGCCAAGCATCAGGGCCGTAACCGGGCCGAGATGTTCACCACCGAACTGGCGCTGGAAGCCGCCGACCGCGCCGAGCTGGAGCGCGACCTGCTGCTGGGCCTGCAACGGGAGGAGTTCCTGCTGGAATTCCAGCCGCAGATCGAGATCGGCAGCGGCCGGGTCATCGGCGCCGAGGCGCTGATCCGCTGGGCGCATCCGGAACGCGAGCTGGTGATGCCCGGCTCCTTCGTGCCCATCGCGGAGGAAAGCGGCGCCATCGTGGCGCTGGGCGACTGGGTCATGGGCCGGGTGTGCGAGACGGCGGCGCGCTGGTCGCAGGCCGGTGTCAGGCAGCGGATCGCGATCAACATATCCTCCCGCGAACTGGGGCAGGCCGATTTCTTCATGCGCCTGCGTCATGCGATAGACGCGCATCGGGCGCCGGCGATCATGCTGGAACTGGAGATCACCGAATCGCTGGCAATGGAGATGAAGGCGCGGACTCTGGACCAGATCCGCGCCCTGCGGCGGGACGGCGTGCGCATCGCCATCGACGATTTCGGAACCGGCTATTCCAACCTCTCGCGACTGCGCGAATTGCCGGTCGACCGGGTGAAGATCGACCGTTCGCTGGTCCGCGACATCGCCGTTTCGGCCGAAGCCCGCACGATTTGCAGCGCCGTCGTCGGGCTGATCCAGGGATTGGGCATGGAAGTGGTGGTCGAGGGGGTGGAGACCGAGGCGCAGATGGAAATGCTGCGCGTGATCGGCTGCACGCTGTTCCAGGGCTATCATCTGGCGCGGCCGATGGGCGAGGAGGATTATCTCGCCCGCTTCGCCGCGCCCGCGCCGCTGGCCAGGCAACGCTCCGTCTGA
- a CDS encoding Smr/MutS family protein: MPRRSLTSDEQALWTALTRSIRPLRPGARVSAIPTVPVPAKEKTGLTVPSARTVATAQPRTPAATLDSGWERRIRSGNLTPDMTIDLHGHSLSAAHARLNQALASAWARDVRIMLIVTGKPPKSPSAGGGPRRGAIRGEIGHWLETSSYADRIASVRIAHQRHGGDGALYVILRRKK; the protein is encoded by the coding sequence ATGCCTCGGCGCAGTCTCACCTCCGATGAACAGGCGCTCTGGACGGCGCTGACCCGCTCGATCAGGCCGCTGAGGCCGGGCGCGCGCGTCTCCGCCATCCCCACGGTTCCGGTTCCCGCCAAGGAGAAGACAGGGTTAACGGTTCCCTCCGCCCGGACGGTCGCGACGGCCCAGCCGCGCACGCCCGCGGCCACCCTGGATTCAGGTTGGGAGCGCAGAATCCGTAGCGGAAATCTGACGCCCGACATGACCATAGACCTGCACGGCCACAGCCTGTCGGCAGCCCATGCCCGGCTTAACCAGGCGCTGGCCTCGGCCTGGGCAAGGGACGTCCGCATCATGCTGATCGTCACGGGGAAACCGCCGAAAAGCCCGTCGGCAGGCGGCGGTCCGCGCCGCGGCGCCATTCGCGGCGAGATCGGCCACTGGCTGGAAACCAGCAGCTATGCCGATCGCATCGCCAGCGTGCGGATCGCGCATCAGCGCCATGGCGGCGACGGGGCGCTCTACGTCATCCTGCGGCGCAAAAAATAA
- the mltA gene encoding murein transglycosylase A codes for MTLRQSWGALAAALLLSACAGGVIPPGAGGPAPARPPRGGGETATRPVPATPRPPVPVTPPAAAPTDTANAVSAGVTPGPAIADLIPSGDRSRKALQAFRLSCPSLMRRNDQSGLTRGSDWNSACAAASSWPEASAGEFFARYFEAVQVGDGKAFVTGYYEPEIAGSRMRQPGYDVPIYRRPPNLIDVNLGQFSDSLKGKTIRGKVDGTNLVPFDERSQIVSGSLAGRGLELAWAADPVEFFFLQVQGSGRLLLPDGGVMRIGYDGQNGLDYTGIGKLMKDRGLIQAGSMQDIMQYLRAHPAEGAAIMNENKSFVFFRELTGAGPLGAMGVAVTPEATVAADPRYVPLGAPVLLSLDRAEPNGIWIAQDTGGAIKGANRFDSFWGAGSNARSVAGGMSARGSALVLLPIGSAARLGQQP; via the coding sequence ATGACCCTGCGTCAGTCGTGGGGGGCGCTGGCCGCGGCGCTGCTGCTGTCGGCTTGCGCGGGCGGCGTGATCCCGCCCGGCGCGGGCGGGCCTGCGCCGGCCCGGCCGCCTCGCGGCGGTGGAGAGACCGCAACCCGTCCCGTTCCCGCCACCCCTCGTCCGCCCGTGCCGGTCACGCCCCCCGCGGCCGCGCCGACGGACACGGCCAATGCTGTTAGCGCCGGCGTCACGCCCGGCCCGGCCATTGCCGACCTCATTCCGTCCGGCGATCGTTCGCGCAAGGCGTTGCAGGCCTTTCGCCTGTCCTGCCCTTCGCTGATGCGGCGGAACGACCAGAGCGGACTGACGCGCGGTTCGGACTGGAACAGCGCCTGCGCCGCCGCGTCGAGCTGGCCGGAAGCTTCGGCCGGCGAATTTTTCGCCCGCTATTTCGAGGCGGTGCAGGTGGGCGATGGAAAGGCCTTCGTCACCGGCTATTATGAGCCGGAGATCGCTGGGTCACGCATGCGGCAGCCTGGCTATGACGTGCCGATCTACCGCCGCCCGCCCAATCTGATCGACGTCAATCTGGGCCAGTTCAGCGACAGCCTGAAGGGCAAGACCATTCGCGGCAAGGTCGACGGCACCAATCTGGTGCCCTTCGACGAAAGGTCGCAGATCGTTTCGGGGTCGCTCGCCGGCAGGGGGCTGGAACTGGCATGGGCCGCCGATCCGGTGGAATTCTTCTTCCTTCAGGTGCAGGGCAGCGGACGGCTACTGCTGCCCGATGGAGGGGTCATGCGGATCGGCTATGACGGCCAGAATGGGCTCGATTATACCGGCATCGGCAAGCTGATGAAGGATCGCGGCCTGATCCAGGCCGGGTCGATGCAGGACATCATGCAATATCTGCGCGCCCATCCGGCCGAGGGCGCGGCGATCATGAACGAGAACAAGAGCTTCGTCTTCTTCCGCGAACTGACCGGCGCCGGCCCCCTTGGGGCGATGGGAGTCGCGGTGACGCCCGAAGCCACGGTGGCCGCCGATCCCCGCTATGTGCCGCTGGGCGCGCCGGTGCTGCTTTCGCTCGACCGGGCGGAACCCAACGGCATATGGATAGCGCAGGATACCGGCGGTGCGATCAAGGGCGCCAATCGCTTCGACAGCTTCTGGGGCGCGGGCAGCAATGCGCGCAGCGTCGCGGGCGGCATGTCGGCGCGGGGCAGCGCGCTCGTCCTGCTGCCGATCGGATCGGCGGCGCGCCTCGGCCAGCAGCCCTGA
- a CDS encoding Tim44/TimA family putative adaptor protein, with translation MYVIVILAMIAGFLALRLYSVLGKRTGHEQEPALRPAEERAKVTIVQPRPVPEMAGDSVRLSEGLIAPGGEAGVRALIAADRSFDVPQFVEGAKAAYKMVLEAFWRGDRQELEWLCDADVLASFEEAIAAREAEGHVLDNRLVRIEKVQIVDAGVTGRMAEISLRFEADIAAVTRDRDGNVVAGSLTDAVGTNDIWTFTRDLRSTDPNWKLSETDEAA, from the coding sequence GTGTATGTGATCGTTATCCTCGCCATGATTGCCGGTTTTCTGGCGTTGCGGCTTTATTCGGTGCTCGGCAAGCGGACCGGGCATGAGCAGGAGCCCGCGCTTCGCCCGGCGGAGGAACGCGCCAAGGTGACGATCGTGCAGCCGCGCCCGGTTCCGGAAATGGCGGGCGATTCGGTCCGGCTGTCCGAAGGGCTGATCGCGCCCGGCGGCGAAGCGGGCGTGCGCGCGCTGATCGCGGCGGACCGCAGCTTCGACGTGCCCCAGTTCGTGGAAGGCGCCAAGGCCGCCTACAAGATGGTGCTGGAGGCGTTCTGGCGCGGCGACCGGCAGGAACTGGAATGGCTGTGCGACGCCGATGTGCTGGCCTCCTTCGAGGAAGCGATCGCGGCGCGGGAGGCGGAGGGCCATGTCCTCGACAACCGCCTTGTCCGCATCGAAAAGGTGCAGATCGTCGACGCGGGCGTCACCGGACGCATGGCGGAGATTTCGCTGCGCTTCGAAGCGGACATCGCCGCCGTCACCCGCGACCGCGACGGCAATGTGGTTGCCGGCTCGCTGACCGACGCCGTCGGCACCAACGACATCTGGACGTTCACGCGCGACCTGCGCAGCACCGATCCCAACTGGAAGCTCAGCGAGACCGATGAGGCGGCATGA
- the secB gene encoding protein-export chaperone SecB, whose amino-acid sequence MAEEADTVQTTGNGADNGPQIALISQYVKDMSFENPNAPAVYQWQDQPQIDVQFNIGADKVGEEVVEVSLKIEVKATAPQGTAFAVELVYAAIFGMRNVPEDQMQPFMLAEAPRLIFPFARRVLADAIRDGGFPPLLLDPIDFGGLYIQQAEAMAQTAGEPAGHA is encoded by the coding sequence ATGGCCGAGGAAGCCGATACCGTTCAGACCACCGGCAATGGCGCCGACAACGGCCCGCAGATCGCGCTGATCAGCCAATATGTGAAGGACATGTCCTTCGAAAATCCGAACGCGCCCGCCGTATACCAGTGGCAGGACCAGCCGCAGATCGACGTGCAGTTCAACATCGGCGCCGACAAGGTGGGCGAGGAAGTGGTCGAGGTATCGCTGAAGATCGAGGTCAAGGCGACCGCGCCGCAGGGCACCGCCTTCGCCGTCGAACTGGTCTATGCCGCGATCTTCGGCATGCGCAACGTGCCGGAGGACCAGATGCAGCCCTTCATGCTGGCGGAAGCGCCGCGCCTCATCTTCCCCTTCGCCCGCCGCGTGCTGGCCGACGCGATCCGCGATGGCGGCTTCCCGCCGCTGCTGCTCGATCCCATCGATTTCGGGGGGCTTTACATCCAGCAGGCCGAGGCGATGGCGCAGACCGCGGGCGAACCGGCAGGGCACGCCTGA
- the murJ gene encoding murein biosynthesis integral membrane protein MurJ: MKLAKALGSVGGLTLASRILALVRDSLAARYVGAGFASDAFNGVAFRLPNMFRALFAEGAFSAAFIPMFNRKAAGPGGVAEGYHFAERALAVLLPVLVVFTALLIAAAWPITWALSGGFSRQNPTPEQFAFAVMLSRITLPYLALISLASLLGGILNSLDKFWVNAAAPILLNVAMIAGLWLFHGADEYETARVQAISVTVGGALQLLWLIWACRRAGVSMKLKRPRFDADVKELLRLIVPAAAGAGASQINLLISTALSGWLLASGSITYIYYADRLNQLPLGLIGIGLGTILLPTISRLLSTGQDRQAMDTQNRGIELALFLTLPATVAFITVAEPIVRGLFQYGRFTVEDAERCGWALSAFSIGLPSYVLVKVLTPGYYARGDTKTPVRYAMLSILINIIGNIVLIPLLGHVGPPLATALSSTVNVAMLYLTLVKRGHFAADAQLRRRLPRLAVAAAAMGGVLYAGEGVLDPWLGGAMVQRYVALALLVGAGIALYGVACFVTGAYRLSDLKALMRRKSATKTENG; this comes from the coding sequence ATGAAGCTCGCCAAGGCCCTCGGTTCCGTCGGCGGGCTGACGCTCGCCAGCCGGATACTCGCGCTGGTGCGCGATTCGCTGGCGGCGCGCTATGTCGGGGCGGGCTTCGCGTCGGACGCCTTCAACGGGGTCGCCTTCCGCCTGCCCAACATGTTCCGCGCCCTCTTTGCCGAGGGCGCCTTTTCCGCCGCCTTCATCCCGATGTTCAACCGCAAGGCGGCGGGACCGGGCGGGGTCGCGGAAGGCTATCATTTCGCCGAGCGCGCCCTTGCCGTGCTATTGCCGGTGCTGGTCGTCTTCACCGCGCTCCTGATCGCGGCGGCGTGGCCGATCACCTGGGCACTCTCCGGCGGCTTCTCCCGCCAGAATCCTACGCCGGAGCAGTTCGCCTTCGCGGTCATGCTTTCGCGCATCACCCTGCCCTATCTGGCACTGATCAGCCTGGCGTCGCTGCTGGGCGGGATATTGAATTCGCTCGACAAATTCTGGGTGAATGCGGCCGCGCCGATCCTGCTCAACGTGGCGATGATCGCGGGGCTGTGGCTGTTCCATGGCGCCGACGAATATGAAACGGCGCGGGTGCAGGCGATTTCCGTCACGGTCGGCGGCGCGCTGCAACTGCTCTGGCTGATCTGGGCCTGCCGCCGGGCGGGCGTGTCGATGAAGCTCAAGCGCCCGCGCTTCGATGCCGATGTGAAGGAATTGCTGCGGCTGATCGTCCCGGCGGCGGCGGGGGCCGGGGCTTCGCAGATCAACTTGCTGATCTCGACCGCTCTGTCGGGCTGGCTGCTCGCCTCCGGTTCGATCACCTATATCTATTATGCAGACCGGCTGAACCAGTTGCCGCTGGGGCTGATCGGCATCGGCCTGGGCACCATATTGCTGCCGACCATTTCGCGCCTGCTTTCCACGGGGCAGGACAGGCAAGCGATGGACACGCAGAACCGGGGCATCGAACTGGCGCTGTTCCTGACGCTGCCCGCGACCGTCGCCTTCATCACCGTGGCGGAACCGATCGTGCGGGGCCTTTTCCAATATGGGCGCTTCACCGTCGAGGATGCGGAGCGTTGCGGATGGGCGCTGTCGGCCTTTTCCATCGGCCTGCCATCCTATGTGCTCGTGAAGGTGTTGACGCCCGGCTATTATGCGCGGGGCGATACGAAGACGCCGGTGCGCTATGCGATGCTGTCGATCCTCATCAACATCATCGGCAATATCGTGCTGATCCCGCTGCTGGGCCATGTCGGGCCGCCGCTGGCGACGGCGCTCTCCTCCACCGTCAATGTGGCGATGCTCTATTTGACATTGGTGAAGCGCGGGCATTTCGCCGCCGACGCGCAATTGCGGCGGCGCCTGCCCCGGCTGGCGGTGGCTGCGGCCGCGATGGGCGGCGTGCTTTATGCGGGCGAGGGAGTGCTCGATCCGTGGCTCGGCGGGGCGATGGTCCAGCGCTATGTCGCGCTCGCCCTGCTTGTCGGCGCGGGGATCGCGCTGTACGGGGTGGCCTGTTTCGTCACGGGCGCCTATCGGCTGTCCGACCTCAAGGCGCTGATGCGGCGCAAAAGTGCAACCAAGACAGAGAACGGATAG
- the trpS gene encoding tryptophan--tRNA ligase: MRVLSGIQPTGNLHLGNYLGAIRNWVRMQDEMDSQSQCFFFLADMHSITVHEGREQRIRNVRYMAAALVAAGIDPDRSVLFNQARVPAHAELCWLLNGTARIGWLNRMTQFKDKVGKDREGASIGLFVYPVLQAADILVYNATHVPVGEDQKQHLELARDIATKFNTDFGVELFTLPDPIIPKESARIMSLRDGTAKMSKSDPSDMSRINLTDDDDAIMQKVKKAKTDPEPLPESAEGLAGRPEANNLVGIYATLAGRTADAVCAEFAGKGFGAFKPALGELLVETLRPIRTRFMELRTDDAALDAILEKGAAKASAAAEPTLRAAYDAMGLMR; the protein is encoded by the coding sequence ATGCGCGTCCTTTCCGGCATCCAGCCGACCGGCAATCTGCACCTGGGCAATTATCTGGGCGCGATCCGCAACTGGGTGCGGATGCAGGATGAGATGGACAGCCAGAGCCAGTGCTTCTTCTTCCTGGCCGACATGCATTCGATCACCGTGCATGAGGGGCGCGAACAGCGCATCCGCAATGTCCGCTACATGGCCGCCGCGCTGGTGGCCGCCGGGATCGACCCGGACCGTTCCGTCCTGTTCAACCAGGCGCGGGTGCCCGCCCATGCGGAACTGTGCTGGCTGCTGAACGGCACGGCGCGGATCGGCTGGCTCAATCGCATGACCCAGTTCAAGGATAAGGTCGGCAAGGATCGCGAGGGGGCGTCCATCGGCCTGTTCGTCTATCCGGTGCTCCAGGCGGCGGACATCCTGGTCTACAACGCCACCCATGTGCCGGTGGGCGAGGATCAGAAGCAGCATCTGGAACTGGCCCGCGACATCGCGACCAAGTTCAACACCGATTTCGGCGTGGAATTGTTCACCCTGCCCGACCCGATCATCCCGAAGGAATCGGCGCGCATCATGTCGTTGCGCGACGGCACAGCGAAAATGTCCAAGTCCGACCCGTCCGACATGAGCCGCATCAACCTGACCGACGATGACGACGCGATCATGCAGAAGGTGAAGAAGGCGAAGACCGATCCCGAACCGCTGCCCGAAAGCGCAGAGGGGCTGGCCGGGCGTCCGGAGGCGAATAATCTGGTCGGCATCTATGCGACGCTGGCGGGCAGGACCGCCGACGCCGTCTGCGCAGAGTTCGCGGGCAAGGGCTTCGGCGCGTTCAAGCCGGCCTTGGGCGAACTGCTGGTGGAAACGCTCCGCCCGATCCGCACGCGGTTCATGGAATTGCGCACCGACGACGCGGCGCTGGACGCCATCTTGGAAAAGGGAGCGGCCAAGGCGTCTGCCGCTGCCGAGCCCACGCTCCGCGCGGCCTATGACGCGATGGGCCTGATGCGCTGA
- a CDS encoding DUF4136 domain-containing protein, which produces MTRFKKIGLLAAPALALAALSGCATSFKADVARFQQLPAPAGQSFTIVADDPRLAGGLEFSHYADLVGQRLTQTGYVAAGDPARADLIVRVAYGVDNGREKVRSTGFGAPDPFFYGGWGWRGRWGRPWGYGFYDPWLFGPGGYNDVTSYTVYTGDLSMKIDRAADNRRLFEGKAQAQSLSNKLTYLVPNLIDAMFTGFPGQNGENVKITLPPEKKG; this is translated from the coding sequence ATGACCCGTTTCAAAAAGATCGGCTTGCTCGCGGCGCCCGCCCTGGCGCTCGCGGCGCTTTCAGGCTGCGCGACGTCGTTCAAGGCGGACGTCGCCCGCTTTCAGCAGCTTCCGGCCCCCGCCGGCCAGAGCTTCACCATCGTCGCGGACGATCCGCGCCTGGCAGGCGGCCTTGAATTTTCGCATTATGCCGACCTTGTCGGCCAGCGGCTGACCCAGACCGGCTATGTCGCGGCCGGCGATCCGGCGCGGGCGGACCTGATCGTGCGCGTGGCCTATGGCGTCGACAATGGGCGGGAAAAGGTGCGCTCGACCGGCTTCGGCGCGCCGGACCCGTTCTTCTACGGCGGATGGGGCTGGCGCGGCCGCTGGGGCCGCCCCTGGGGCTATGGCTTCTATGATCCGTGGCTGTTCGGTCCGGGCGGCTATAATGACGTGACCAGCTATACCGTCTACACCGGCGACCTCAGCATGAAGATCGACCGCGCCGCCGACAATCGCCGCCTGTTCGAGGGCAAGGCGCAGGCCCAGTCGCTGTCCAACAAGCTGACCTATCTGGTGCCGAACCTGATCGACGCGATGTTCACCGGCTTCCCCGGCCAGAATGGGGAAAATGTGAAGATCACGCTGCCGCCCGAAAAGAAGGGTTGA
- a CDS encoding peptidylprolyl isomerase, translating to MIRQLALFLAAFIAFTPASAQTAPVPPPADVKVALETGSGRIVVAVHLAQAPVTAANFLRYVDQKRLDGTSFYRGVGTGDYGFVQGGAQNDPKRILPPIKHEPTSQTGLTHDDGALSMARYAPGSATGDFFIVLGKMPGMDAHPEAPGDNQGFAVFAHVVEGLDAVKTILAAPKSPTAGEGVMKGQMLEEPVKILTARRIP from the coding sequence ATGATCCGACAGCTTGCCCTTTTCCTTGCCGCTTTCATCGCCTTCACCCCCGCTTCCGCCCAGACGGCCCCGGTTCCGCCGCCCGCCGATGTGAAGGTCGCGCTGGAAACCGGCAGCGGGCGGATAGTGGTGGCCGTGCATCTCGCCCAGGCGCCCGTCACCGCCGCCAATTTCCTGCGCTATGTCGATCAGAAGCGGCTGGACGGCACATCATTCTATCGCGGCGTCGGCACGGGCGATTATGGTTTCGTGCAGGGCGGGGCGCAGAACGACCCAAAGCGCATATTGCCGCCGATCAAGCATGAACCGACCAGCCAGACCGGCCTCACCCATGATGACGGCGCGCTTTCCATGGCCCGCTATGCGCCCGGCAGCGCCACCGGCGATTTCTTCATCGTGCTAGGCAAGATGCCGGGCATGGACGCGCATCCCGAAGCGCCGGGCGACAATCAGGGCTTCGCCGTCTTCGCCCATGTGGTGGAGGGGCTGGACGCGGTGAAGACGATCCTCGCCGCGCCCAAATCGCCCACGGCGGGCGAGGGCGTGATGAAGGGGCAGATGCTGGAAGAGCCGGTGAAGATACTGACGGCGCGGCGTATCCCCTGA
- the dnaA gene encoding chromosomal replication initiator protein DnaA produces the protein MKDIAAVIGSLSGLDTQQNARLETAWATIRAGLRRDIGARMFDQWLKAAQLGDYCPESQTLDLLFASDFTANFVSGQFGDRLRMAWRCAGAGVRELRLLRAPNAVGPRILELHQAEETVADDGAADLPPASNFQPRHGFDGFVTGETNHLAFSAAQAMAGEAQPRFSPLFIHGGTGQGKTHLLHAIARLFSSHSPSAPVLYMSAERFMMEFVNAMRANETMMFKARLRAARLLLIDDIQFIAGKGSTQEEFLHTINDLIDSGARIVVTADRAPQMLDAIDARILSRLAGGLVADIRPAGLDLRLAILEAKRAIAGDPPVPDAVVDFLARSIRSNVRELEGAFNKLIAYGQLTGRSIDLEFAQAMLADAVRANARRITVDEIQKACAAHYKIDAAEMRSKRRARAVARPRQVAMYLAKKMTPRSLPEIGRIFGGRDHSTVIHAVRTIEELRQSNPDMDADIRALQRQLEG, from the coding sequence ATGAAGGATATTGCGGCAGTGATTGGAAGTTTGAGCGGTCTCGACACGCAGCAGAATGCGCGCCTGGAGACTGCCTGGGCGACCATTCGCGCCGGCCTGCGCCGCGATATCGGCGCGCGCATGTTCGACCAGTGGCTGAAGGCCGCGCAACTGGGCGACTATTGCCCCGAATCGCAGACGCTCGACCTGCTGTTCGCTTCCGACTTCACGGCCAATTTCGTGTCGGGCCAGTTCGGCGACCGCCTGCGGATGGCGTGGCGCTGCGCGGGAGCGGGCGTGCGGGAGCTGCGCCTGCTGCGTGCCCCCAATGCGGTCGGACCCCGCATTCTGGAATTGCACCAGGCGGAGGAGACCGTTGCCGACGACGGCGCCGCCGACCTGCCACCCGCTTCCAATTTCCAGCCGCGCCATGGCTTCGACGGGTTCGTGACGGGCGAGACCAATCATCTCGCCTTTTCGGCGGCCCAGGCCATGGCCGGGGAAGCCCAGCCGCGCTTCAGCCCCCTCTTCATCCATGGCGGCACCGGCCAGGGCAAGACGCACCTTCTCCACGCCATCGCCCGGCTCTTTTCCAGCCATTCGCCTTCGGCCCCGGTCCTCTATATGTCGGCCGAGCGGTTCATGATGGAATTCGTGAACGCGATGCGCGCCAATGAAACCATGATGTTCAAGGCGCGGTTGCGGGCGGCGCGGCTGCTGCTGATCGACGACATCCAGTTCATCGCCGGCAAGGGATCGACGCAGGAGGAGTTCCTGCACACGATCAACGACCTGATCGATTCGGGCGCCCGCATCGTCGTGACCGCCGACCGCGCGCCGCAGATGCTGGACGCGATTGATGCGCGCATCCTCTCGCGCCTGGCTGGCGGGCTGGTGGCCGACATCCGTCCTGCCGGACTGGACCTGCGCCTCGCGATCCTGGAGGCGAAGCGCGCCATCGCCGGCGATCCGCCGGTGCCCGACGCCGTGGTGGATTTCCTTGCCCGCTCGATCCGTTCCAATGTGCGCGAACTGGAGGGCGCGTTCAACAAGCTGATCGCTTACGGCCAGCTTACTGGCCGCTCCATCGACCTGGAATTCGCGCAGGCGATGCTGGCGGATGCGGTGCGCGCCAATGCCCGCCGCATCACCGTGGACGAGATACAGAAGGCCTGTGCCGCGCATTACAAGATCGACGCGGCGGAAATGCGTTCCAAGCGCCGGGCGCGGGCGGTGGCGCGTCCCCGTCAGGTGGCGATGTACCTCGCCAAGAAGATGACGCCGCGTTCCCTGCCCGAAATCGGCCGCATCTTCGGCGGACGCGACCATAGCACCGTGATCCACGCCGTGCGCACGATCGAGGAACTGCGTCAGAGCAATCCGGACATGGACGCCGACATTCGCGCCCTGCAGCGCCAGTTGGAAGGCTGA
- the rpsT gene encoding 30S ribosomal protein S20 codes for MANTPQAKKRIRRNARRAEINGARISRIRTLVKKVETALAAGDKAAATTALQSVQPELARGVARGVLHKNTAARKFGRLTKRVSALG; via the coding sequence ATGGCCAATACGCCGCAAGCCAAGAAGCGCATCCGCCGCAACGCCCGCCGCGCCGAGATCAACGGCGCCCGCATCAGCCGGATTCGCACCCTGGTGAAGAAGGTCGAAACCGCCCTCGCCGCCGGCGACAAGGCTGCCGCGACCACGGCGCTTCAGTCGGTCCAGCCGGAACTCGCTCGCGGCGTGGCCCGCGGCGTGCTGCACAAGAACACTGCGGCCCGCAAGTTCGGCCGTCTGACGAAGCGCGTCAGCGCTCTCGGCTGA